DNA from Terriglobales bacterium:
TACAAGGCGGGCCTGTCGGGAACGGGGTCGAGGACGGAACCGGGTCGTATTAGAATCACGCGCCATGAGCAAGACAAAGCCTGCTACCCCGAACGACTACATCGCGCAGATCGAGGAACCGCACCGCACCGCCATCAAGGCGATCCACGCCATGATCCGAAAGGCGCTACCCAAACTCGAGCCTTCGATCCAGTACGGCATGATCGGTTACGGCACCTATCATTACAAGTACGACAGCGGCCGGGAAGGGGACGCCCCTATCATTGCTGTCGCCAGCCGGAGCGGCTACATCTCGATCTATGGCTGCGGGGCAGAGATTGCCAAGGGTGCCAAGCAGGCCTTGCCCAAGGCTGATTTCGGCAAGGGCTGCATCCGCTTCAAGAAGCCGCAGGACATCGACCTGAAGGCCCTGGAGAAGGTCGTCAAGGCCGCCGCGCGGGAGAAGGTGAAGTTGCTTGGCAAGACGCCCACGTCCGCGGCGGCCTCGGCTAAGGTTTGAAGCCCACGCTCTGCCACAGCTTAGCCGTATCGTAGAACACGCCGCGCGCCACCACATATCGCACGGTGCGAATGTTGCTGATCCTCTCCAGCGGGTCGGCGTCGAGCAGGACCAGGTCGGCGCGCTTGCCCACCTCGACGGTCCCGACCTCCTTGTCCACGCCCATGACGCGCGCCGGGACCAGGGTCGCGGCCTGGATGGCCTCCATGGGCGTGAAGCCCGCCAGCGCGTACAACTCGATCTCGCGGTGCAGGCTGTGTCCCGGGACGGCCTGGTCGGTACCCGCCACGATGGGCACTCCCGCCTTGTGCAGCGCCCCGACCATCGCCAACTGGTTCTCAAAGATCTTGCGCATGGTGGGCGCGGCCTCCGGGGAGGCGCCGCCGCTGGTCAAGGGTTCAGCCAATTCCGGCGCCACCCTCGACACCCCCGGCTCGAAGCTTGTCACCGGCACGCCCGCGGCGTGGGAGTTCAATTCCATGAGCGCGAGGGTCGGGTCCACCACCGTGCCGTGCTGCTTGAGGAATCCGATCTCGTGCTGCGCCGCCGCGCCATTCATGTCCAGGGCGGCCAGCGCTTGCAAGCGTTGCGGACGGGACAACGCCTTGGCGGACTCCGGCAGCAGCGGGTCGAGCAGGAAATGGATGTGGTTCACCTGGTCCATCCCTGCACCGACCGCCTGGAAGACGTCGAGCCCGCGCGGGATGTGACCGGTGACCGTCATGCCCGCCCGGTGCGCGTCCTCGCAGATGGCTTTCAGGTTCTCCAGCTTCACCGAGCTGTAGATCTTCATCTGCTGGAATCCATCTTTCTTGTAGGCCGCGACCCAGCGGGCGGCATCTTTCGGGGAATTCACACGCGCTGTCCCAATGGCGATCGGCCCATCCCCGTCCACCACGCCGGCCAGCAGCAACTGCGGCCCCAGGCCGCGCCCATCGCGCAGCGCGTCCCGTACTGCCGTGATGAACTCCAGTTCATTCCCGACATCGCGCACCGTGGTCACGCCGGCTGCCAGATAGATCGGTCCCCACTCCACCTGCTCGAAGTGGGCGTGCATGTCCCACAGCCCGGGAAGCAGGAACTTCCCCGCGGCGTCGAACACGGTCGCTTTCTTCGGGATCTTGACCTTGGCGCGTGGTCCGGCGGCGACGATCTTGCCGCCCTCGACCACCACCGCGGAGTCCGGCACGGGCGGCTTGCCGGTGCCGTCGACGAGCGTGGCCCCGACGATGGCCAGCGGTCCCGAAGCTTTCACCTGCAGCTCACGCGAAAGCTCGGCCAGCACGGCCATCCCGTCCTGCCCGGCCTCGGCGACGAACTGGGCCAGCAGCGGCTCGTAACCCTCGGCGATGGCCTCGAAGTGGTCGAATTCGGCGTCGGTGGTGACCGCCGCCACCAGGCGCTGCTCGGCGTCGAACCACAGCGACTCGCGTCCCCAGATCAGCCCGGCCACGCTGTAGCGTTGCAGCTCCACCTGCTTGCCGCCCACGGTCAGGGCCTGGCGCCCGCGGTCGAGGATACGCACCTCGCCCTGGGGCAAGGTCGCCAGCGACGCCGGCGAGCCGTGTGCCCGCCAGTAGCGCACCAGCATCATCTGCAGGGCGATGGGCGAGTAGCCGCTGATGGTGAAGAAGCGCTCCGGGACCGGCGCATGGCGGGAGCTCGTCATCTGCCGGATGGCCGCCGTTGCGCCCTGCACCTCCACCGCGGAATCAATGTTCGACAACCGCGAAGTCTTGCCCTTGATCTCGAACGATTGCGGAGTCAGGTCCGCTGCCGAGCGAAGGGCCGCGGTGAGCGGCACCTTGGCGCCGCGATCAGTGAACTCGAATCGGACGGTGGTGACGAGCGACGTCCCCTCGCGCCGGACCTCATACCTCTCCTCCCCGATCGCCTGCTCAAACTTGTGCAGGCGGAACTTCCCACTCTCGACCAGCTCTCCTGCCGGCGTCTGCTGTGCCGCCGCCGTGACGCACATCCACAACAGAAGGGCCGAGATGGTGAGTCTGCGCTTGGTTCCAGGGCAATGCCGCATTGGATTTCTCCTCGTGGCGAAAGCGCTCATCATTATGCCGTTGGCACGATGAGGCGCATCAGGCAGAAGGTGAGGGCGGCCACCATGGCGGAGGCGGGAATGGTGAGGATCCACGCCCAGACGATGCGCCGGGCCACGCCCCAGCGTACCGCCGAAAGGCGGTGGGTCGCGCCCACGCCAACGATGGCGCCCGTGATGGTGTGAGTGGTGCTCACCGGGATGCCTGCCAGAGCGGTGCCGAACAGGGTGACGGCCCCGGCCGACTCGGCGGCGAAGCCCCCTACCGGCTTCAGCTTGGTGATCTTCGATCCCATGGTATGCACGATCCGCCAGCCACCGAAATACGTCCCCAACCCTATGGCGGCGTGCGCCGCCAGGATGATGGGCCAGTGGAGCCTTCCCCAGTCGGCCAGGAAGTCGCTCTTGCTCATGATGCCACCGGTGTACAGCGCCCCGGCCACGATGCCCATCGTCTTCTGGGCATCGTTGCCGCCGTGTCCGAGCGAGTAGCAGGCGGCGGAGGGTAATTGCAGGCGGCGGAACCAGTTATCGAGGTACACGACCTTTTCAGCCCCTGGATTTTCTTTACGGCCTCAGCTCGAACTCCGGGGTCTTCAGCACATCCTCCTCGGGAGCGGCAGTGACGGCGTGCAACCGGCGCAGCGCCGGCTGGAGATTGCGCATCATCTCCACCATTACCTCGATGCTGGCGTCGCGCTCGCTGTTCTCCGCCCCTTTCTTCAGCAGCGCCTCCAGGGGCGGCCTGGGGGTGGGATAGACGGCAAGCTGGACCTCTTCGCTCTCGGGGATGCCGCCCGCCTTCTTGGCCAGGGCCAGCGCCTCGGGGAATCCGCCCAGTTCATCCACCAAGCCGAGCCCTTTGGCGTCCTCGCCAGTCCAGATGCGGCCCTTGGCGATCTGCAACACCTCTTCTTTGGGCAGGTGCCGTCCTTCGGCGACCTTGCTGGTGAAGTCCACGTAAATGCGGTCAAGCCACTGCTGGAAGCGGGCCCATTCCGTGGGGTTGTAGTCGTGGGTACCGGTCCACATGGTCGAGTTCTGGCTGGTGTGGATCTCGTCCCACGACACCCCGATTTTGTCCCAAAAGCCGGAGGTCAGCAGCTTTCCGCTGAGCACCCCGATGGAGGCGGTGATGGTCCCCGGCTGGGCCACGATCTTGTCGGCGTTCATGGCGACGAAGTACCCGCCCGAGCCGGCCAGGTCGCCCATGGAGACGATGATCGGCTTGCCCGCCTGCTTGGCTTTCGCCGCTTCCCGCCAGATGGTGTCGGAAGCCACGTAGGAACCGCCGGGGCTGTCCACCCGGAAGAGGATGGCCTTCACGTCCTTGTCGGCCGCCGCTTCGCGAAAGGCCGCGGCCACGGTGTCGGAGCCCATGGTGAAGCTGCCGCCCACCGGGTCGTAGCTGCTCTTGCCGCGCGTGACCCCGCCGACGCCGTAGATGAGGGCGATCTTCTCCCCCTTGTCGTGCGGGCGTCCGGCGCGCGCCAGGTACTTCCAGGAGTAGAGGAGCTCGGCGTCGCTGCCCGCCCGCTGCTTCACCTCGGTGTAGGCCTCGTCGCGGTAGCCCAGCTTGTCCACCAGGCCGGCATCGAGCGCTTCCCTGCCCAGGAACGGCCCGCGGTCCATCAGCGCCTTGATCTCCGCCGGCGACTTGTGGCGTGCTTCCGCGATGCCGTTCACCAGCTGGCCGAAGAACGAGTCCATGACCTTCTGCATGGCCTCGCGGTGCGCCGGCGTGTACCTGGTCTCGGTGTAGAAGTTCAGCGCGTTCTTGTACTCATAGCGATGATCGCCGTGGAAAGTCATGCCCAGCTTGGCGAGCGTGCCCTTGATGAAGGGCGATTCCAGCATGATGCCGGTCATGCCGATGTCGCCGGAGGGCTGCATCCAGATCTGGTCGAAGGCGGTGGCCACGTAATAGGAGGCGCCGCCGTTGCTGAACTCGCCGAAGCTCTCGGCGAAAGCGATGGCGAACTTCTTGCTCTTGCGGAAGCGCAGGACGGCGTTGCGCACCTCCTGGGCCTGGGCGAGGCCCATGCGGGCGGCGCCGATGCGCGCCACCACGCCGACCACCCGGTCGTCTTTCTCGGCCCGCTCCAGCGCTTCCACCACGTCGCGCACCTTGGCGGTGTCGCGGTTCATGGCCTCGGCGATGGGATCGTCGGGGACGGCTTCGATCATGGGCCGCTCCAGGTCCAGTTCCAGCACCGTCTTCTTGGGCACGCGGCCTTTGGAGAACAGCACCACCGCGAACACGATGGCGGCGTACACCACGACCACGAATCCGATCACGGCAAAAAAGTGGGAGAGGCGCTTGCGCATGGGTCCTCCTTGGGAAGGCAGCCCCACAGGATACGGCAAGGCGACCGCCTTTGTTTGGGGGCGTCGCTGCCCGACTAGGTTGCCAAACGCCCCGAGACGCCCTAGCAGGCGTCTCTACCGTTCGGTTGTTTGTCGTGCGGAGCGGCTTCAGCCGCGAAGAGCCTGCCCTGAGTTCGTCAGAAGCCCCGGCGAGCGACTACGGCAAGTCCAATCAAGGTCAACAATATGAGGCCAGCCGAATAGACGTAGTACAGGACTCGCACCTTGGGCCAGAGCCACAACGGGAACTGATCTGCGAACTTGTCACTCCAAGAAGCCGATTGGGGACGCTCCCCTGGCAGACCTTCACCCTTGGATTTCCATCCTGCCGCAAGCCATGTCGCTCTGAGGTTCGACAACAGCAATGCCGTGACGCAGATCCTTGCCACGATGCCCGGCGAGAGAAGCATGAAAGAACGAAGAAGGACAATGGCGACCAAGTCGACAACGTAGTACGCCAACACCAATGTCGCAGCGTACCGGCTGCCTGTGCGGATGCCCACTCCGCCAATGTAGAAGAGCAGGAAGAAGAGAAAGCCAGAGATGAGCTGGCCGCTAAGGGCCATGAACACGAACGACCCGGTCGCCACGAGCAGGCATACCCAATAGCCTTGGACTCCGAGGTAGTCGACATCCGCATCTGTCTGGATCGAAGGCCACAGTAAGCTCTTTAGGCGGCTTTCGGTTCGCGGTGTCGAGTCGGACAAGCCAAGCGTTTGCATCGGCGAAAGCTTACTTCCTGAATCTGGAAGTTTCCAGAGAATCACGCTCGGCTAGCGACTGCCGACTGCCGACTGCCGACTGCCGACTGCTCTACCGCTCCACCAGCTCACCGTTGCCGTTCGCCACTGGCAGTTCCTCCGGGATGGCCTCGCCGTTGGCGGCTTTGCCGGTCTTCCTCTGTACCCAGTTCTGGAACGAGTCCATGTAGGTGTAGATCACCGGGGTGATGTAGAGGGTGATGATCTGGGAGAACATCAGGCCGCCGACCACGGCCAGGCCCAGCGGACGCCGCGACTCGGCGCCGGCGCCGAAGCCCAGGGCGATAGGCAGCGTGCCCATCAGCGCCGCCATGGTGGTCATCATGATGGGTCGGAAGCGCACCAGCGCTCCTTCGTAGATGGCGTCAGCGGCATTCTTCCCGTGCTGGCGCTGCGCCACCAGCGCGAAATCGATCATCATGATGGCGTTCTTCTTGACGATGCCCACCAGCATGATCACGCCCACGAAGGCGTAGATGTTCAGGTCGATATGGAAGAGCATCAGGGTCACCAGCGCGCCGAAGCCCGCCGAGGGCAGACCCGACAGGATGGTCAGCGGGTGGATGAAGCTCTCGTACAGGATCCCCAGCACGATGTAGATGACCAGGATGGCGAGGATGAGCAGCACGCCCAGGCCCCGGATGGACGATTCGAAGGCCTGCGCCGTCCCCTGGAAGCTGGTGGTGATGGTCGAGGGCAGGGTATCGCGCGCCACCTTCTGCACCGCGCTGACGGCGTCGCCCAGGGCCACGCCCGGCTTGGTGTTGAACGACACGGTCACTGACGGCAACTGCCCCAGGTGGTTCACCGAAAGCGGCCCCAGGGTGGGGGTCAGGGTGGCGACCGCATTCAGAGGCACCAGCGCGCCTTTATCGGAGCGGATGTAGAGCAGGGAGAGCGCCGCCGGATCGCGCTGGAACTCCGGCTTCACCTCCATGATGACGCGGTACTCATTGTTGGGCGCGTAGATGGTCGAGATCTGGCGCTGGCTGTAAGCAGTGTAGAGCGCGTCCTCGACCTGTTGCGCGGTCACGCCCAGGGCCGCCGCCTGGTCCCGGTCGATGTTGACGTTGACCTGCGGGTTCTTCACCAGCATATCGCTGGTCACGTCCTGGAGTCCGGGCAGCTCCCGCATCTTGGCCTCCAGTTTCGGGACCGCCGCATACAGCTCCTGGGTGTCGGTGCTCTGCAGGGTGAGCTGGTATTGGCTCTTGGTGAGCTGCCCGCCGATGCGGATGGGCGGCAGGTTCTGGGGGAACACCATGATGCCCGGCACCGACGCCACCTTGCGCCGCAAGTCCTGGATCACCTGGTCCACGTGCGGGCGGGTGTTGCGCGGCGTCAGGCGGACGAACATGCGCCCGGTGTTGCCGCCGCCCCCGCCTACGAACGACATGAACTGGTCGGCGTACGGCTGCTGCAGAATGATGTTCGCTACCTGCTTCTGGTGCTCGACCATGGAGTCGAACGAGATGCCCTGCGCCGCTTCCGTGATGATGAAGATCTGCCCGGTGTCCTCGCTGGGCAGGAAGCCCTTGGGGATGGCCACGAACAGATAGGCGGTGATCACCAGGATGACGGTGGAGACAAAGATCACGGTCTTGCGCCAGCGCAGCACCGGGGCCAGGGTGCGCACGTAAACGCCGAGCAGGGCGCCGAACCCGTTCTCGAACCAGCGGTACAGGAAGCCGTGGTGCGCCTCCTTCGAAGGCCGCAGCCAGCGGCTGCATAGCATCGGGGTCAGGGTCAGCGAGACGAAGCCGGAGACCAGGATGGCCACCCCGATGGTGACCGCGAACTCGTGCAGCAGCCGTCCCAGGATACCGCCCATGAACAGCACCGGGATGAAGACCGCGGCCAGCGACAGGGTCATGGAGATGATGGTGAAGCCGATCTCGCGCGACCCCCGCACCGACGCCTCGTAGGGGTGCTCGCCGTGCTCCATGTGGCGCACGATGTTTTCCAGCATGACGATGGCGTCGTCCACCACGAAGCCGACCGAGAGCGTCAATGCCATCAGCGACATGTTGTCCAGCGAGTAGCCGAACAGGTACATCGCCGCGAACGTGCCCACGATGGACATGGGCAGCGCCAGGCTGGGGATGACGGTCGCGGAGACGTTGCGCAGGAACAGGAAGATCACCATGATGACCAGGGCGATGGTCAGCATCAGGGTGAACTTCACGTCGTGCACCGAATCGCGGATCGAGACCGAGCGGTCGTAGAGCACCTCGAGGAAGACCGAGGCCGGCATCTGCTGGCGGAACTTGGGCAGCAGCGTCTTGATGTTGTCCACCACCTCCACCGTGTTGGTGCCGGGCTGGCGCTGGATGGCCAGCACCACCGAGCGCTCGCCCTTCTTGTTGAGGTAGAACATGCCCCGGATCTTGTCGTTCTCCACCGAGTCGGCGACGTCGCCGATGTCCTGCAGGCGCACCGGCGAGCCGTTCCGGTAGGTGACGATCAGGGGCTTGTAGCCGGCGGCGTCGGTGAGCTGCCCGTTGGCCTGGACGGTGAACGCCTGCTTGTGCCCGTACAGGATCCCGGTCGGGAGATTGACGTTGGCGCGCTGGACAGCCTGGTTGACCTCGTCGATGCCGATCTGGCGGATGGCCATGGCGCGGGGATCGAGCTGCACCCGCACCGCGTACTTCTGCGAGCCGTACACCTGCACCTGGGCCACGCCCGACACCATGGAGATGCGCTGCGCCATCATGGTCTCGGCGTATTCATCCACCTGCGAGAGCGGCAGCGTGGGCGAATAGAGCGCCAGGTAAAGGACGGGCTGATCGGCCGGGTTCACCTTCTGGTAGGAAGGCGGCGCCGGCATGTCCTGGGGCAGGTCCTTGGCGGCCTTGGAGATCATCGACTGCACGTCCTGGGCGGCGGCGTCGATGTTGCGGTCCAGCGAGAACTGCAACGTGATCTGGGTGCTGCCCTGGAAGCTGCTGGAGGTCATCGAATCCAGCCCGGCGATGGTGGAGAACTGCTTCTCCAAGGGGAGCGCGACGCCCGCCGCCATGGTTTCCGGCGTGGCCCCGGGCAGGGAAGCCGACACCAGGATGGTGGGGAAGTCCACGTTCGGCAGGTCGC
Protein-coding regions in this window:
- a CDS encoding amidohydrolase family protein, which codes for MRHCPGTKRRLTISALLLWMCVTAAAQQTPAGELVESGKFRLHKFEQAIGEERYEVRREGTSLVTTVRFEFTDRGAKVPLTAALRSAADLTPQSFEIKGKTSRLSNIDSAVEVQGATAAIRQMTSSRHAPVPERFFTISGYSPIALQMMLVRYWRAHGSPASLATLPQGEVRILDRGRQALTVGGKQVELQRYSVAGLIWGRESLWFDAEQRLVAAVTTDAEFDHFEAIAEGYEPLLAQFVAEAGQDGMAVLAELSRELQVKASGPLAIVGATLVDGTGKPPVPDSAVVVEGGKIVAAGPRAKVKIPKKATVFDAAGKFLLPGLWDMHAHFEQVEWGPIYLAAGVTTVRDVGNELEFITAVRDALRDGRGLGPQLLLAGVVDGDGPIAIGTARVNSPKDAARWVAAYKKDGFQQMKIYSSVKLENLKAICEDAHRAGMTVTGHIPRGLDVFQAVGAGMDQVNHIHFLLDPLLPESAKALSRPQRLQALAALDMNGAAAQHEIGFLKQHGTVVDPTLALMELNSHAAGVPVTSFEPGVSRVAPELAEPLTSGGASPEAAPTMRKIFENQLAMVGALHKAGVPIVAGTDQAVPGHSLHREIELYALAGFTPMEAIQAATLVPARVMGVDKEVGTVEVGKRADLVLLDADPLERISNIRTVRYVVARGVFYDTAKLWQSVGFKP
- the sppA gene encoding signal peptide peptidase SppA; this encodes MRKRLSHFFAVIGFVVVVYAAIVFAVVLFSKGRVPKKTVLELDLERPMIEAVPDDPIAEAMNRDTAKVRDVVEALERAEKDDRVVGVVARIGAARMGLAQAQEVRNAVLRFRKSKKFAIAFAESFGEFSNGGASYYVATAFDQIWMQPSGDIGMTGIMLESPFIKGTLAKLGMTFHGDHRYEYKNALNFYTETRYTPAHREAMQKVMDSFFGQLVNGIAEARHKSPAEIKALMDRGPFLGREALDAGLVDKLGYRDEAYTEVKQRAGSDAELLYSWKYLARAGRPHDKGEKIALIYGVGGVTRGKSSYDPVGGSFTMGSDTVAAAFREAAADKDVKAILFRVDSPGGSYVASDTIWREAAKAKQAGKPIIVSMGDLAGSGGYFVAMNADKIVAQPGTITASIGVLSGKLLTSGFWDKIGVSWDEIHTSQNSTMWTGTHDYNPTEWARFQQWLDRIYVDFTSKVAEGRHLPKEEVLQIAKGRIWTGEDAKGLGLVDELGGFPEALALAKKAGGIPESEEVQLAVYPTPRPPLEALLKKGAENSERDASIEVMVEMMRNLQPALRRLHAVTAAPEEDVLKTPEFELRP
- a CDS encoding inorganic phosphate transporter, whose translation is MYLDNWFRRLQLPSAACYSLGHGGNDAQKTMGIVAGALYTGGIMSKSDFLADWGRLHWPIILAAHAAIGLGTYFGGWRIVHTMGSKITKLKPVGGFAAESAGAVTLFGTALAGIPVSTTHTITGAIVGVGATHRLSAVRWGVARRIVWAWILTIPASAMVAALTFCLMRLIVPTA
- a CDS encoding DUF1801 domain-containing protein: MSKTKPATPNDYIAQIEEPHRTAIKAIHAMIRKALPKLEPSIQYGMIGYGTYHYKYDSGREGDAPIIAVASRSGYISIYGCGAEIAKGAKQALPKADFGKGCIRFKKPQDIDLKALEKVVKAAAREKVKLLGKTPTSAAASAKV
- a CDS encoding efflux RND transporter permease subunit translates to MSVAELFIRRPVMTTLVMAAILLFGVMGYRLLPVSDLPNVDFPTILVSASLPGATPETMAAGVALPLEKQFSTIAGLDSMTSSSFQGSTQITLQFSLDRNIDAAAQDVQSMISKAAKDLPQDMPAPPSYQKVNPADQPVLYLALYSPTLPLSQVDEYAETMMAQRISMVSGVAQVQVYGSQKYAVRVQLDPRAMAIRQIGIDEVNQAVQRANVNLPTGILYGHKQAFTVQANGQLTDAAGYKPLIVTYRNGSPVRLQDIGDVADSVENDKIRGMFYLNKKGERSVVLAIQRQPGTNTVEVVDNIKTLLPKFRQQMPASVFLEVLYDRSVSIRDSVHDVKFTLMLTIALVIMVIFLFLRNVSATVIPSLALPMSIVGTFAAMYLFGYSLDNMSLMALTLSVGFVVDDAIVMLENIVRHMEHGEHPYEASVRGSREIGFTIISMTLSLAAVFIPVLFMGGILGRLLHEFAVTIGVAILVSGFVSLTLTPMLCSRWLRPSKEAHHGFLYRWFENGFGALLGVYVRTLAPVLRWRKTVIFVSTVILVITAYLFVAIPKGFLPSEDTGQIFIITEAAQGISFDSMVEHQKQVANIILQQPYADQFMSFVGGGGGNTGRMFVRLTPRNTRPHVDQVIQDLRRKVASVPGIMVFPQNLPPIRIGGQLTKSQYQLTLQSTDTQELYAAVPKLEAKMRELPGLQDVTSDMLVKNPQVNVNIDRDQAAALGVTAQQVEDALYTAYSQRQISTIYAPNNEYRVIMEVKPEFQRDPAALSLLYIRSDKGALVPLNAVATLTPTLGPLSVNHLGQLPSVTVSFNTKPGVALGDAVSAVQKVARDTLPSTITTSFQGTAQAFESSIRGLGVLLILAILVIYIVLGILYESFIHPLTILSGLPSAGFGALVTLMLFHIDLNIYAFVGVIMLVGIVKKNAIMMIDFALVAQRQHGKNAADAIYEGALVRFRPIMMTTMAALMGTLPIALGFGAGAESRRPLGLAVVGGLMFSQIITLYITPVIYTYMDSFQNWVQRKTGKAANGEAIPEELPVANGNGELVER